The DNA region GCCAGACGCCCGCCGCCGGCAAGGTGGTCGCGCGCGGCTCGCGCGTCCGGGTGACGCTCGCTCCGGCGGGATGATAGAAGGGGGCGCGCCGCCCGCGTGTCCCGGCGGACACGCCCGCGCGCAACCGGCCGCGCTTCGGAGGAAAACGAGGCGGACGGCCGTTTGCATGGTATCTCCCGCGGTAAGCGACATGAGGCTCTCCACCGTCATCGCCGGCAGCGGCGCCCGCGGCGATCTCGCCGGCGATCCGGAGATCACGCGCGTCACCGGCGACTCGCGCGAGGTCATCCCCGGCGCGGTGTTCTTCGCGCTGCCCGGCGTCCAGCACGACGGCCACGCGTTCGCGGCCGAGGCGGCGCGGCGGGGCGCCGTCGCGGTGGTCGCCGAGCGGCCGGTCGAGTGCGCCCCCGCCCGGCTGCTGCTCGCGCCGTCCGCCCGCCGCGCCATGGCCCTCGCCGCCGCCAGCTTCTGCGGCCGGCCCGCCGAGCGCCTGCGCATGGCCGCGGTCACCGGCACGAACGGCAAGACCACCGTCACCTACCTGGTGGAGGCGTGCGCGCGCGCCGCCGCGGTGCCGGTGGGCGTCCTCGGCACCATCTCCTTCCGCTTCCCCGGCGCCGAGCGGCCGGCCAGCCACACCACCCCGGAGTCCACCGCCATCCAGGCGGTGCTGGCGGAGATGGTCGAGGCCGGCGCGCGGGACGCGGTGATGGAGGTGTCGTCGCACGCGCTCGCGCAGGAGCGGGTGGCCGGGATCCGCTTCCAGGCTGCCGGCTTCACCAACCTCACGCGCGACCACCTCGACTACCACCGCGACATGGAGGCGTACTTCGCCGCGAAGCGCCGGCTCTTCACCGAGCACCTCGCGCCGGGCGGCACCGCGGTGATCAACGCGCGCGATCCCTGGGGCGCGCGCCTCGCCGACCAGCTCGGGCCGGGGCCGCGCGTCTGGCGCTACGGCGGCCGGGCCGGCGACGCGCTGCGCGCGCTCGAGGTCCGGACCGGCCTCGCCGGCACCAGCGCGACCTTCGAGACCCCGGCCGGCGCCATCGCCATCCGCTCCCCGCTCGTCGGCCAGCACAACCTCGAGAACCTGCTCTGCGCCGCCGGCCTCGCGCTCGGCCTGGGACTGCCGCCCGAGGCGGTCGCCCGCGGCCTGGCCGCCTCGCACGGCGCGCCCGGCCGGCTGGAGCGGATCGACGGCCGCGGCCTCTCGGTGTTCGTGGACTACGCGCACACCGACGACGCGCTGGCGCGCATGATCGCGGCGCTGCGCGGGCTCTCCCCGCGGCGCCTGGTGTGCGTGTTCGGCTGCGGCGGCGACCGGGACCGGGGCAAGCGCCCGCTCATGGGCGCGGCGGCCGCGGCCGCGGACCTCGCCATCGTGACGAGCGACAACCCCCGCACCGAGGATCCGCTCGCGATCATCGCCGACGTGCTGCCCGGCCTGGACCGCGCCGGCAAGCCCGCCATCGGCGCCGCCCGGGCGCGCGCCGGCGAGGATGGCTACGTGGTGGAGCCGGACCGGCGCGCGGCCATCGCGCTCGCGGTCGAGTGCGCGCGCGAGGGCGACGCGGTGCTCGTCGCCGGCAAGGGGCACGAGGACTACCAGCAGGTGGGCGCCGAGAGGCGCCCCTTCTCCGACCGCGACGAGGCGCGCAAGGCGCTCGGGATCGCATGACCACTCCCCGCTCCACGCCGCACTTCACCTCCGACGAGCTCGCGGCCGCGACCGGCGGCCGCTGGCTCGGCGCCCCGCCGGCCGCGGTGGACGGCGTCTCCACCGACACCCGCACGCTCGCCGCGGGGCAGCTCTTCGTGGCGCTGAAGGGCGAGCGCTTCGACGCGCACGACCACCTGGAGGCCGCCGCCGCGGCCGGCGCCGCCGCGCTGGTGGTGTCCGGGGCGTGGGCCGCCGCGCACCCCGCCCCCCCGCGCCCCGCGCTCGCGGTGGCCGACACGCTCGCGGCGCTCGGCGCGATCGCGCGCTTCCACCGCTGCCGGTTCGGCATCCCGGTGATCGGGGTCACCGGCTCGAACGGCAAGACCACCACGCGCGAGATGATCGCCGCCATCCTGGCCACCCGCGGCCCGGTGCTGAAGACCGAGGGCAACCTGAACAACGAGGTGGGCGTCCCGCTCACGCTGTTCGGCCTGGACGACGCGCACGCGACCGCGGTCATCGAGATGGGGATGAACCACCCCGGCGAGATCGCGCGGCTCGCCGCGATCGCCCAGCCGCAGGTCGGGGTGGTGACGCTGGCCGCGCCCGCCCACCTGGAGGGGCTCGGCACGGTGGAGGCGGTGGCGGACGCGAAGGCCGAGCTGTACGAGGGGTTGCCGGCCGGCGGGATCGCGGTGGTGAACGCGGACGACGCGCGCATGCTGAAGCGCGGCGTCGCCTCCGGCCGCCGCATGCTCACGTTCGCCTCCGGCCGCGGCCGGCGCGGCGACGTGGTGGTGCTCGAGGTCCTCTCGCAGTCGGTGGAGGGGCTCCGCTTCGTGCTCGGCGTCGGCAACCGCGAGGTCCCGGTCCACATCCCCGGCCTGGTCGGCGCGCACAACGCCCGCAACGCCGCGGCCGCCGCCTGCGCGGCCATCGCGGTGGGCTGCACCGATCGCGAGATCGCGCAGGGGCTCGCCGCGGTCCGGCCGGTGGGCCGCCGCCTGCGCCTGGAGCGCCTCCCCTCCGGCGTCCAGCTGGTGGACGACTGCTACAACGCGAACCCGGCCTCGATGTCGGCGGCGCTCGAGGTCCTGCGCGACCTCGCCGCCGCGCCCGGCGCCCGCGCGGTCGCGGTGCTCGGGGACATGCTCGAGCTGGGGAGCTTCGAGGCGGAGGCGCACCGCGCGCTCGGCGCCGAGGCGGCGACCGCCGGGGTGGCGGTGCTGGCCGCGTTCGGGCCGCGCGCCCGCGCCACCGCCGAGGCCGCCCGCGCGGCCGGCCTCGCCGAGACCTTCCACACCGAGGACCTGGACCGCCTCGTCGCGTTCGTGCGCGAGCGGCTCCGTCCCACCGACGTCCTGCTCGTGAAGGGGAGCCGCGGCATGAAGCTCGAGCGGCTCGTCGAGGCCCTGCGCTAGATGCTCTACCACCTCCTCTACCCGCTGGCCTACAAGCTCAGCCTCCTCAACGTCCTCCGCTACCCGTCCTTCCGCATCGTGGCGGCGGGGCTCACCGCCATGGTGCTGGGCCTGCTGCTCGGGCCGATCTTCATCGAGCGGATGCGGGTGCTCCAGTACGGCTCGACGAACGTCCGCGAGGACACGCCCGACACGCACAAGAAGAAGGCCGGCACGCCGTCGATGGGCGGCGCGCTGATCCTGGCCTCGGTCGCGATCGCCACCTTGCTGTTCGCCGACCTCGCCAACCGCTTCGTGTGGGCGGCCCTGCTCGTCACCCTCGGCTACGGCGCCATCGGCTTCACCGACGACTGGCTCAAGATCTCGAAGAAGAACTCGAAGGGCCTGGCCGGCAAGAAGAAGCTGGTGCTCCAGGTCCTGGTGGTGGTGGTGGTCTACTACGCCTGCCTCACCGACTGGCGCTTCCACGTCGAGCACCGCTTCCCCTGGGTGTTCGTGGGCAGCTACGTGGACCTCCACGTGACGCTGCCGTTCGTGCCGTCCCGGCTGTTCAACCCGGACCTCGGCTTCCTCTACCTGCCGTTCATGGTGTTCGTGGTGATCGCCACCTCGAACGCGGTGAACCTGACCGACGGCCTGGACGGCCTCGCCATCGGGCCGACCGTCGTGTCGGCCATGACGTTCCTGGCGCTCTCCTACGTGGCGGGCGCCACCATCGCCGGGTTCAGCCTGGCCGAGTACCTGCGGGTGCCGTACATCCCCGGCGCGGAGGAGCTGGGCGTGTTCTGCTCGGCCATCTTCGGCGCGGGCGTGGCGTTCCTCTGGTACAACACCTATCCGGCGTCGGTGTTCATGGGCGACGTGGGCTCGCTCGCCCTGGGGGGCGGCCTCGGCATGATGGCGGTGCTCACCAAGAACGAGTTCGCGAGCGCCATCCTGCACGGCGTCTTCCTGACCGAGACGGTGAGCGTCATCCTCCAGGTCTGGTCCTTCAAGACCACCGGCAAGCGCATCTTCCGGATGGCGCCCATCCACCACCACTACGAGCTGAAGGGGTGGGCGGAGCCGAAG from Anaeromyxobacter dehalogenans 2CP-C includes:
- a CDS encoding UDP-N-acetylmuramoyl-tripeptide--D-alanyl-D-alanine ligase is translated as MTTPRSTPHFTSDELAAATGGRWLGAPPAAVDGVSTDTRTLAAGQLFVALKGERFDAHDHLEAAAAAGAAALVVSGAWAAAHPAPPRPALAVADTLAALGAIARFHRCRFGIPVIGVTGSNGKTTTREMIAAILATRGPVLKTEGNLNNEVGVPLTLFGLDDAHATAVIEMGMNHPGEIARLAAIAQPQVGVVTLAAPAHLEGLGTVEAVADAKAELYEGLPAGGIAVVNADDARMLKRGVASGRRMLTFASGRGRRGDVVVLEVLSQSVEGLRFVLGVGNREVPVHIPGLVGAHNARNAAAAACAAIAVGCTDREIAQGLAAVRPVGRRLRLERLPSGVQLVDDCYNANPASMSAALEVLRDLAAAPGARAVAVLGDMLELGSFEAEAHRALGAEAATAGVAVLAAFGPRARATAEAARAAGLAETFHTEDLDRLVAFVRERLRPTDVLLVKGSRGMKLERLVEALR
- the mraY gene encoding phospho-N-acetylmuramoyl-pentapeptide-transferase; this encodes MLYHLLYPLAYKLSLLNVLRYPSFRIVAAGLTAMVLGLLLGPIFIERMRVLQYGSTNVREDTPDTHKKKAGTPSMGGALILASVAIATLLFADLANRFVWAALLVTLGYGAIGFTDDWLKISKKNSKGLAGKKKLVLQVLVVVVVYYACLTDWRFHVEHRFPWVFVGSYVDLHVTLPFVPSRLFNPDLGFLYLPFMVFVVIATSNAVNLTDGLDGLAIGPTVVSAMTFLALSYVAGATIAGFSLAEYLRVPYIPGAEELGVFCSAIFGAGVAFLWYNTYPASVFMGDVGSLALGGGLGMMAVLTKNEFASAILHGVFLTETVSVILQVWSFKTTGKRIFRMAPIHHHYELKGWAEPKIIVRFWIISVMLALVALLSIKLR
- a CDS encoding UDP-N-acetylmuramoyl-L-alanyl-D-glutamate--2,6-diaminopimelate ligase — encoded protein: MRLSTVIAGSGARGDLAGDPEITRVTGDSREVIPGAVFFALPGVQHDGHAFAAEAARRGAVAVVAERPVECAPARLLLAPSARRAMALAAASFCGRPAERLRMAAVTGTNGKTTVTYLVEACARAAAVPVGVLGTISFRFPGAERPASHTTPESTAIQAVLAEMVEAGARDAVMEVSSHALAQERVAGIRFQAAGFTNLTRDHLDYHRDMEAYFAAKRRLFTEHLAPGGTAVINARDPWGARLADQLGPGPRVWRYGGRAGDALRALEVRTGLAGTSATFETPAGAIAIRSPLVGQHNLENLLCAAGLALGLGLPPEAVARGLAASHGAPGRLERIDGRGLSVFVDYAHTDDALARMIAALRGLSPRRLVCVFGCGGDRDRGKRPLMGAAAAAADLAIVTSDNPRTEDPLAIIADVLPGLDRAGKPAIGAARARAGEDGYVVEPDRRAAIALAVECAREGDAVLVAGKGHEDYQQVGAERRPFSDRDEARKALGIA